A region of the Pseudarthrobacter oxydans genome:
CTTGAGGACGTCGAGGAGGCGCTGAAGGATGTCATCGACCCCGAACTCGGCGTCAACATCGTTGACCTGGGCCTGCTGTACGGCTTGAAGTACTCCGATGACGACGGCGCGCTGCTGATCGACATGACCCTGACCACCGCGGCCTGCCCGCTCACCGACGTCCTGGAGGAACAGGTGGGCAAGGCCCTGGACGGCGTTGTTGACGACTGGCGCCTGAACTGGGTCTGGATGCCGCCATGGGGTCCTGAGCGGATCACGGACGACGGCAAGGA
Encoded here:
- a CDS encoding metal-sulfur cluster assembly factor, translated to MTEINTARTSLEDVEEALKDVIDPELGVNIVDLGLLYGLKYSDDDGALLIDMTLTTAACPLTDVLEEQVGKALDGVVDDWRLNWVWMPPWGPERITDDGKDQMRALGFNI